In one window of Shewanella goraebulensis DNA:
- a CDS encoding EAL domain-containing protein, with protein sequence MQMISRLLICTFLLAHALTSLAFADSGSNYDLTLNTEIYNTEDGLSQVTVTSIVEDKDGFVWLGTVNGLNRFDGTNFKHFFAEDNNSNLPSSFIKSLLVDSQNRLIVGTDLGLALYNDTSETFSSIEVDSKPLTEAIWSISALSKGVVIGLDNKILILNESLTRVLWDFNSEVLQEVKKVVEIEESLYIRNYNGIVFKLEDNKLSTIAYKSNDIGLISNRLIISTNDGLFSIKNNNKEKISDVVMTYLEPSRGGNELTSIIDSDIVRIDENNTIKKIGFIDQDASRKRPYIKETKSAIFITDVNLGVIKIDRNRNLIKSSKFIKDNIWAATQTETNIFLATDSLDVRVLDKSLKYLYSIEIENASGPKSIRVLNNNLYTGNITGLTKTDLSTLNTVQILDRHISNVKLSENKDYIFASTINGKIFVVKDSTVVETLTTGERYPIFDLIERNNELWVASQGGLFRIKNGKPDKIFSESMVTTLKFDGNELYFGTRNSLLRLNIETNELKEIFKHNKLIYSIELFNNFLVSASAMELNITNKTSFKNLKLTTRNGAQADYNSLASIKIGDYSLFGGAKGLSIVNPNEIYNEILISGSTNAALIDFLLFNVSESIDGGILTQPINKQKNITLKYSDYPFTFTFVTPGQPLEEFEFYYQMEGLNDNWLPSQNINSATYTNLSSGVYNFHVYAINKLSGKQGETKTIQITVTPPWYYSFEAKLSYTLLGFILFFIITKIVLRRREIQKQIALSEERLKLSLWGSGDEMWDWDIETGEIYRSNIWGTLEFPQDGQRSGKPGEESNIHPLDQNRVKTALNDHFKGLTDHFEVAYRVKSRENLWMWILDRAKIVERDHKENPVRMTGTIKNINNLKQTEEQLRLFERAIENISEGMFILDEKYRFVEVNDACCELTNQSREEFIGGLFTFGRYPESYTNQIHASLSQQGRWSNELEANKGDGSHFLMELTVDAIYNQQGETTHYVGVFSDITRRKQQEEELRKLTNSDILTGLPNRSSLQVTLNNLVKKDIHHTLMVLDLDNFKRINDSLGHQIGDELLVDVAKRIQNNVPKHVSLYRLGGDEFAILIDHNPDIGSCAAIASRIIDALKEEFKIDNESLVVGLSIGIVLYPEDEQNELALLRKADIAMYHAKSGGGNRYQFYSESLNQNALRQLEIENLIREGLKEDLFEVYYQPKVDLKEDNLVGMEALVRLVHPEHGIISPNEFIPLAEENGLIVEIGDLVLRKACFAAQKWREQGIFNGRVAINLSSRQFALPDLQQRISSVLQLTKLPACHLELEITESTIIKNPENAIKVMNQLAKMGVTLALDDFGTGYSSLSYLKRFPIHCLKIDKSFVDDISKSDRDLKMVDSIITIAHNMGLSVVGEGVEDDAQLNILKALKCEEIQGYIFSKPVPEKDFTALLNVNFNRQEKKRINS encoded by the coding sequence ATGCAAATGATAAGTCGGTTGTTAATTTGTACATTTCTCCTTGCTCATGCATTGACGAGCCTTGCTTTTGCTGATTCTGGTTCAAATTATGATCTGACACTTAATACAGAGATTTATAATACTGAAGATGGTTTATCTCAAGTAACTGTAACTAGTATTGTTGAGGATAAAGATGGGTTTGTATGGTTAGGTACCGTTAATGGACTCAACCGTTTTGACGGTACAAATTTCAAACACTTTTTTGCCGAAGATAATAATTCAAATTTACCCAGCTCTTTCATTAAAAGTTTACTCGTAGATAGTCAAAATAGGCTTATTGTTGGTACGGATTTAGGGTTAGCTTTATACAATGATACCTCAGAAACTTTCTCTTCAATAGAAGTCGATAGCAAGCCATTAACAGAAGCGATATGGTCTATATCTGCACTTTCTAAAGGTGTGGTCATTGGTCTAGACAACAAAATTTTAATTCTTAATGAAAGTTTAACAAGAGTTTTATGGGACTTTAATAGCGAAGTATTACAAGAAGTTAAAAAGGTTGTTGAGATTGAAGAAAGCTTATATATAAGAAATTATAATGGAATAGTCTTTAAATTAGAAGATAATAAACTATCAACCATAGCCTATAAGTCAAATGACATAGGTCTAATATCTAATCGGCTAATTATATCTACAAACGATGGTTTATTTAGCATTAAAAATAACAATAAAGAAAAAATTTCCGATGTTGTTATGACGTACTTAGAGCCTTCTAGAGGAGGTAATGAATTAACTTCTATTATTGATTCAGATATTGTTAGAATTGACGAAAATAACACTATTAAAAAAATTGGTTTCATTGATCAAGATGCATCTAGAAAACGTCCATATATAAAAGAAACCAAATCAGCGATATTTATAACTGATGTAAACTTGGGCGTAATAAAAATTGATAGAAACAGAAATTTAATTAAAAGTTCAAAGTTTATAAAAGATAATATTTGGGCTGCGACACAAACTGAAACCAATATATTCCTTGCTACTGACTCTCTTGACGTTAGAGTGTTAGACAAATCTTTAAAGTACCTTTACTCAATTGAAATTGAGAATGCTTCAGGCCCAAAATCAATAAGAGTATTAAATAATAATCTATACACAGGCAATATTACAGGTTTAACTAAAACTGATTTATCCACCTTAAATACCGTTCAAATACTTGACAGACATATAAGTAATGTAAAGTTGAGTGAAAATAAAGATTATATCTTCGCTTCAACAATTAACGGTAAAATTTTTGTAGTAAAGGATTCCACAGTGGTTGAAACACTAACTACTGGAGAACGTTACCCTATATTTGATTTAATTGAGAGAAATAATGAGTTATGGGTAGCCTCTCAGGGAGGATTATTTAGAATTAAAAATGGTAAACCAGATAAAATCTTCTCGGAGAGTATGGTTACCACCTTAAAATTCGACGGAAATGAACTCTATTTTGGTACCAGAAATTCATTACTAAGATTGAATATAGAAACCAATGAGTTAAAAGAAATATTCAAACATAACAAACTAATTTATTCGATTGAACTGTTTAACAATTTTTTAGTTTCAGCTTCCGCTATGGAATTGAACATAACCAATAAAACGAGCTTTAAAAATCTCAAGTTAACAACTAGAAATGGCGCTCAAGCTGATTATAACTCCCTAGCTTCAATAAAAATTGGCGATTACTCATTATTTGGCGGAGCTAAAGGTTTAAGTATTGTAAACCCAAATGAAATCTATAATGAGATTTTGATTTCTGGTAGTACAAATGCTGCACTGATTGATTTTTTATTATTTAATGTATCTGAAAGCATTGATGGTGGGATTCTTACACAGCCAATAAATAAACAAAAAAATATTACTTTAAAGTATTCCGATTACCCATTCACATTCACTTTTGTAACTCCAGGCCAGCCGCTAGAAGAGTTTGAGTTTTATTACCAAATGGAAGGTCTAAATGATAATTGGCTTCCTTCACAGAACATTAACTCAGCAACATACACAAACCTTTCTTCAGGAGTATACAATTTCCATGTTTACGCAATTAATAAATTATCAGGAAAACAAGGTGAAACAAAAACCATTCAAATAACTGTCACTCCACCTTGGTACTACTCTTTCGAAGCTAAACTTTCATATACTTTACTTGGCTTTATATTGTTCTTTATCATAACTAAAATAGTTTTACGACGACGTGAAATACAAAAACAGATTGCATTAAGTGAAGAAAGATTAAAGTTATCGCTCTGGGGAAGTGGCGATGAAATGTGGGATTGGGATATAGAGACTGGCGAGATTTACCGCTCTAATATTTGGGGAACACTAGAATTTCCTCAAGATGGACAACGTTCAGGTAAACCAGGTGAAGAAAGTAATATCCATCCTTTAGACCAAAATCGCGTTAAAACTGCGTTAAACGACCATTTTAAAGGTCTAACAGACCATTTTGAAGTGGCTTATCGTGTAAAAAGTCGCGAAAATCTGTGGATGTGGATTTTAGATAGAGCAAAAATTGTAGAAAGAGATCACAAAGAAAATCCTGTTCGAATGACGGGTACCATTAAAAACATCAATAACCTTAAACAAACAGAAGAACAGTTACGATTATTCGAACGTGCAATTGAAAATATTTCCGAAGGGATGTTTATCTTAGATGAAAAATATCGTTTTGTTGAAGTCAATGACGCTTGTTGTGAGTTAACAAACCAATCTCGAGAAGAGTTTATTGGCGGTTTATTTACTTTTGGACGTTACCCTGAGTCTTACACAAACCAAATACATGCCTCCCTTTCTCAGCAAGGTCGCTGGAGTAATGAATTAGAAGCAAATAAAGGCGATGGTAGCCACTTCTTAATGGAGTTAACAGTAGATGCCATCTATAACCAACAAGGCGAAACAACTCACTACGTTGGTGTTTTCTCAGATATTACCCGACGAAAACAGCAAGAAGAAGAACTTAGAAAATTAACCAACAGTGATATTTTAACCGGTCTACCAAACCGTTCTAGTTTACAAGTCACGCTAAACAATTTAGTCAAAAAAGACATTCACCATACTTTAATGGTTTTAGATTTAGATAACTTTAAACGCATTAATGATTCTTTAGGTCATCAAATAGGCGATGAGCTATTAGTGGATGTGGCGAAGCGCATTCAAAATAATGTGCCAAAACACGTAAGCTTATATCGTTTAGGCGGTGATGAGTTTGCAATATTAATCGACCATAACCCTGACATTGGTTCTTGTGCCGCGATTGCATCTCGAATTATAGATGCCTTAAAAGAAGAATTTAAAATAGACAATGAATCACTAGTAGTCGGTTTAAGTATTGGTATTGTGCTTTACCCTGAAGATGAACAAAATGAATTAGCTCTACTGCGTAAAGCAGACATCGCTATGTATCACGCAAAATCTGGTGGCGGTAACCGTTATCAATTCTATTCGGAATCTTTGAACCAAAATGCTTTACGTCAGCTTGAAATTGAAAATTTAATTCGAGAAGGTTTAAAGGAAGATTTATTTGAAGTCTACTATCAGCCAAAAGTTGACCTAAAAGAAGATAACCTTGTCGGTATGGAAGCATTAGTAAGACTAGTCCACCCTGAACACGGCATTATTTCTCCCAATGAGTTTATTCCTCTTGCGGAAGAAAATGGCCTGATTGTTGAAATCGGTGATTTAGTTTTAAGAAAAGCATGCTTTGCGGCGCAGAAATGGCGTGAACAAGGTATCTTTAACGGCCGTGTTGCGATTAACTTGTCTTCCAGACAGTTCGCCCTCCCTGATCTTCAACAACGTATTTCAAGCGTATTACAGTTAACCAAACTACCTGCTTGTCATTTGGAACTTGAGATTACTGAAAGCACGATTATTAAAAACCCTGAAAACGCGATTAAGGTCATGAACCAACTTGCCAAAATGGGAGTCACATTAGCGCTGGATGATTTTGGTACTGGTTATTCATCATTATCCTATTTGAAACGTTTCCCTATTCACTGTCTAAAAATTGATAAATCTTTTGTCGATGACATCAGTAAATCTGATCGTGATTTAAAAATGGTAGATAGTATCATTACTATTGCGCATAACATGGGGTTATCTGTGGTTGGTGAAGGCGTAGAGGATGACGCACAACTTAACATTTTAAAAGCGCTTAAATGTGAGGAGATCCAAGGTTACATTTTCAGTAAACCCGTACCCGAGAAAGATTTCACTGCGCTACTAAATGTAAATTTCAACAGACAAGAGAAAAAACGTATCAATAGTTAA
- the fadI gene encoding acetyl-CoA C-acyltransferase FadI produces MSDRQQVTNARGERIAIVAGLRTPFAKQATAFHGVSALDMGKMVVNELLSRSELDPKTIEQLVYGQVVQMPAAPNIAREIVLGTGMDVSTDAYSVTRACATSFQSAVNVAESIMTGNVEIGIAGGADSSSVLPIGVSKKLAHALVDLNKARTFKQKFAIARRLGLKDLMPVPPAVAEYSTGLSMGQTAEQMAKTYSISRADQDALAHRSHTLATETWNTGNLRDEVMTAHVPPYKQFIDRDNNIRENSVLESYAKLRPAFDRKHGSVTAANSTPLTDGASAIILMSEGRAKALGYEPIGYIKSYAFTAIDVWQDMLMGPSYATPLALKRAGMELEDLTLIEMHEAFAAQTLANMQMFGSKKFAEEKLGRNRAIGEIDMSKFNVLGGSLAYGHPFAATGTRLITQVCRELKRRGGGTGLATACAAGGLGAAMIVEVE; encoded by the coding sequence ATGAGTGATAGACAACAAGTAACCAACGCCCGCGGGGAACGCATTGCAATCGTTGCGGGTTTACGTACCCCATTTGCAAAACAAGCGACCGCATTTCACGGCGTATCAGCATTAGATATGGGCAAAATGGTGGTTAATGAATTGCTATCACGCTCAGAACTAGATCCTAAAACTATCGAACAATTAGTTTACGGCCAAGTCGTACAAATGCCAGCAGCGCCAAATATCGCTCGTGAAATTGTGCTAGGGACTGGCATGGATGTGTCGACTGATGCATACAGCGTAACACGGGCATGTGCTACGAGTTTCCAGTCTGCAGTGAATGTGGCTGAATCTATTATGACTGGCAATGTCGAAATTGGTATTGCGGGCGGTGCAGATTCTTCTTCGGTATTACCGATTGGCGTTTCAAAAAAGCTAGCCCACGCACTCGTTGATTTAAATAAAGCCCGCACATTTAAACAAAAGTTTGCTATCGCTCGTCGTCTAGGTCTTAAAGATTTAATGCCTGTACCGCCAGCAGTAGCAGAATACTCAACTGGTTTGTCTATGGGACAAACTGCTGAGCAAATGGCTAAAACGTATTCTATTAGTCGTGCTGATCAAGATGCACTGGCGCATCGCTCTCATACTCTTGCTACTGAAACATGGAATACCGGCAACTTACGTGATGAAGTGATGACTGCTCATGTACCACCTTACAAGCAGTTTATTGACCGCGATAATAATATTCGTGAAAACTCAGTGCTTGAGTCTTACGCTAAACTACGTCCTGCTTTCGACCGTAAACATGGCTCTGTTACCGCTGCTAACAGCACTCCATTAACTGATGGCGCTTCTGCCATTATTTTAATGAGTGAGGGTAGAGCCAAAGCATTGGGTTATGAACCTATTGGTTACATTAAGAGTTATGCGTTTACCGCGATTGATGTATGGCAGGACATGTTAATGGGACCTTCTTATGCTACGCCACTTGCATTAAAGCGTGCAGGTATGGAGCTTGAAGATTTAACTCTGATTGAAATGCATGAAGCTTTCGCTGCTCAAACACTGGCAAACATGCAGATGTTTGGTTCGAAAAAGTTTGCTGAAGAAAAATTAGGTCGAAACCGAGCAATTGGTGAAATCGATATGAGTAAATTTAACGTATTAGGTGGCTCACTTGCTTATGGTCATCCGTTTGCGGCTACAGGTACTCGTTTAATCACTCAAGTGTGTCGTGAATTAAAACGACGTGGTGGTGGTACTGGTCTCGCTACAGCATGTGCTGCTGGTGGTCTTGGCGCAGCAATGATTGTAGAAGTGGAGTAA
- a CDS encoding AAA family ATPase: MPLSRFHSLRAYLNNVILGQPVLTENLLIALIADGHLLVEGPPGLAKTRAVKALCDGVEGDFHRIQFTPDLLPADLTGTDIYRAQTATFEFEAGPIFHNLILADEINRAPAKVQSALLEAMAEGQVTVGKNSYPLPDLFLVMATQNPLENEGTYPLPEAQLDRFLMHLNLDYPSAETEREILRQSRNEAVTKQLPTIEPVAQSDVFAAREQAMELYLAEPLESYIVEIIMATRQPERYSPELAKWLEYGVSPRASISLERCARARAWLQERDFVSPEDIQAVAPNVLRHRLLLSYQAQAEGINADHVINHILSQVAVP, from the coding sequence ATGCCTTTGAGTCGATTTCATTCCTTACGCGCTTATTTAAATAATGTCATTTTGGGACAACCTGTATTAACAGAGAACTTGCTCATCGCACTCATTGCCGATGGCCATTTATTAGTTGAGGGCCCTCCTGGTCTTGCAAAAACACGTGCTGTTAAAGCGCTTTGCGATGGTGTTGAAGGCGATTTTCATCGAATTCAATTTACCCCAGATTTATTACCAGCCGATTTAACCGGTACTGACATTTATCGTGCTCAAACTGCCACATTTGAATTTGAAGCAGGACCAATCTTTCATAATCTGATTTTGGCTGATGAAATTAACCGTGCACCAGCTAAAGTCCAATCAGCACTGCTAGAAGCAATGGCTGAAGGCCAAGTTACGGTCGGTAAGAATAGTTATCCTCTTCCTGATTTATTCTTGGTTATGGCGACACAAAACCCACTTGAAAATGAAGGAACATACCCATTACCTGAAGCTCAATTAGACCGTTTTTTAATGCACTTAAACTTAGATTACCCAAGTGCTGAAACTGAACGTGAAATTTTGCGTCAATCACGCAATGAAGCCGTCACTAAACAACTGCCTACCATTGAGCCTGTGGCGCAATCAGATGTATTTGCTGCCCGCGAACAAGCGATGGAGCTTTACTTAGCTGAACCTCTAGAAAGCTATATTGTCGAAATTATCATGGCAACTCGACAACCTGAACGTTACAGCCCTGAACTTGCAAAGTGGCTTGAATATGGCGTGAGCCCGCGTGCTTCTATTTCCCTCGAGCGATGTGCCCGAGCAAGAGCCTGGCTTCAAGAACGTGACTTTGTTTCACCTGAAGATATTCAAGCGGTTGCGCCAAATGTACTCAGACACCGCTTATTGCTGAGTTACCAAGCCCAAGCAGAAGGCATAAATGCTGATCATGTTATTAACCACATTTTAAGCCAAGTTGCGGTCCCTTAA
- a CDS encoding DUF58 domain-containing protein, producing the protein MPVEQTLEGPLPLFSNGVNLNEQELISCQSTARAMPDKRSRAKASQAGHRSSLIKGRGMEFAEVRHYQNGDDVRTIDWRVTARTGKAHTKLFVEERERPIILFVDFSHSLFFGSRLLLQSVQAAHVAATLGWNAINHGDRLGAFIASETEHLELKPRSRRQGILQLTSALIKMHENQLNHFDELPQDPQHILRACQRLQRIAKPGSLVWIITDGQHFTQECLAALTELKRHCDVGAFVISDPLRQGTLSLPKRFALPVRDGKQQLTLTRNSYDAWLSGQLASQQQFIELMNMIKVPTRFIDAGKSLSQQLEVLR; encoded by the coding sequence ATGCCCGTTGAACAAACGCTTGAGGGTCCATTGCCATTATTTAGTAATGGCGTGAATCTAAATGAGCAAGAACTCATTAGCTGCCAAAGCACCGCTCGCGCGATGCCAGATAAACGCAGCCGAGCAAAAGCAAGCCAAGCTGGCCATCGAAGTAGCCTGATTAAAGGCCGCGGGATGGAGTTTGCTGAGGTGCGTCATTATCAAAATGGCGACGATGTCAGAACCATAGATTGGCGCGTCACCGCTCGAACAGGTAAAGCTCATACAAAGTTATTTGTTGAAGAACGGGAACGACCCATTATTCTGTTCGTCGATTTCAGCCACAGTTTATTTTTTGGTTCGCGCTTATTGCTTCAATCGGTTCAAGCGGCTCATGTTGCCGCAACACTTGGCTGGAATGCGATTAATCATGGCGATCGCCTCGGGGCGTTTATTGCCAGTGAAACTGAGCACCTTGAACTAAAACCACGCAGCCGTCGCCAAGGTATATTGCAGTTAACATCTGCACTTATCAAAATGCATGAGAATCAGCTAAATCACTTTGATGAGCTACCACAAGATCCACAACACATATTACGAGCATGTCAGCGCTTGCAACGAATTGCTAAGCCTGGATCTTTGGTGTGGATTATTACCGACGGACAGCACTTTACCCAAGAATGCTTAGCCGCATTAACCGAGCTTAAACGTCATTGCGACGTGGGTGCTTTTGTCATTAGCGATCCACTAAGGCAAGGTACACTTTCATTACCTAAACGTTTTGCATTACCCGTAAGAGATGGAAAGCAGCAACTGACATTAACTCGAAACAGTTACGATGCTTGGCTAAGTGGTCAACTTGCAAGTCAGCAGCAATTTATCGAACTGATGAACATGATAAAAGTCCCAACTCGTTTTATTGATGCAGGCAAAAGCCTCAGCCAACAATTGGAAGTATTACGCTAA
- the fadJ gene encoding fatty acid oxidation complex subunit alpha FadJ, with amino-acid sequence MEKTFNLSRREDGIAILTMDVPGETMNTLKAEFGPEISEILAEIKHDAGVKGLVVISGKSDSFVAGADISMLDACTSVSAAKELSQKGHVVFNELEKLSIPVVAAINGACLGGGLELALACHLRVCTDDKKTIMGVPEVQLGLLPGGGGTQRLPRQVGITTALDMMLTGKQIRPKQALKMALVDDVVPESILLDTAIALAKKGKSAAKIAKKSALNKVLESTSTTRDIIFDQAAKQVLKKTQGNYPAPAKIIDCVKQGMNKGMIKGLEVEASHFAELVMSPESESLRSIFFATTEMKKETGAEGAEPRKVNKAFVIGGGLMGGGIASVTTTKAKIPARVKDINEKGLSNALAYAYKLLAKGVKRRHMTPAVRDNLMALMTTTTEYKGVKDADIVVEAVFEDLALKHQMVKDVERECHENTIFASNTSSLPIGQIAEAASRPENVIGLHYFSPVEKMPLVEVIAHKTTSPETIATTVAFARKQGKTPIVVQDGAGFYVNRILAPYMNEAAQVLLSGEKVESLDKALVKFGFPVGPITLLDEVGIDVGAKIAPILTQELGERFRAPDAFDKLLADDRKGRKNGKGFYQYGNKKSKVKLVDESVYQVLGVSNQTTGSASDIAMRCVVLMLNEAVRCLDEGIIANPRDGDIGAIFGIGFPPFLGGPFRYMDSMGIATLVSKLRQYQQQHGDRFEPCDKLVQMAESGTKFY; translated from the coding sequence ATGGAAAAGACATTTAATTTATCTCGCCGCGAAGACGGTATTGCTATTTTAACTATGGATGTTCCTGGTGAAACCATGAACACCTTAAAAGCTGAATTTGGACCAGAAATTAGTGAGATTTTAGCTGAAATTAAGCATGACGCAGGCGTCAAAGGCTTAGTCGTTATTTCTGGGAAATCTGACTCATTTGTTGCAGGTGCTGACATCAGTATGCTTGACGCTTGTACCAGTGTATCGGCAGCTAAAGAGCTTTCACAGAAAGGTCATGTGGTTTTTAATGAACTAGAAAAATTATCAATCCCTGTTGTTGCAGCGATTAACGGCGCTTGTTTAGGTGGCGGTTTAGAATTGGCGTTAGCGTGTCACTTACGAGTATGTACTGATGATAAAAAAACTATCATGGGCGTACCTGAAGTACAGCTTGGTTTACTTCCTGGTGGCGGAGGTACCCAACGTTTGCCTAGACAAGTAGGCATAACAACAGCACTAGATATGATGCTGACAGGTAAGCAAATCCGTCCTAAGCAAGCACTGAAAATGGCTCTCGTCGATGATGTTGTTCCTGAGTCTATTTTATTAGACACCGCAATAGCGTTGGCAAAAAAAGGCAAGTCTGCTGCAAAGATTGCTAAAAAGAGTGCCTTGAATAAGGTACTTGAATCAACCAGTACCACACGCGACATTATTTTTGACCAAGCTGCAAAACAGGTATTAAAAAAGACTCAAGGTAATTACCCTGCGCCAGCTAAAATCATTGACTGTGTAAAACAGGGCATGAATAAAGGAATGATAAAAGGGCTTGAAGTTGAAGCCAGTCATTTTGCTGAATTAGTGATGTCGCCAGAGTCAGAATCACTTCGTAGTATTTTCTTTGCAACCACTGAAATGAAAAAAGAAACGGGTGCTGAAGGTGCTGAACCTCGAAAAGTGAATAAAGCGTTTGTGATTGGTGGTGGCTTAATGGGCGGTGGCATTGCGTCTGTTACGACAACGAAAGCCAAGATTCCAGCTCGCGTAAAAGACATTAATGAAAAAGGCTTGAGCAATGCATTAGCCTATGCATATAAATTATTGGCTAAAGGTGTTAAACGTCGTCATATGACGCCAGCAGTTAGAGATAACTTAATGGCGCTGATGACAACCACCACTGAGTACAAAGGCGTAAAAGATGCCGATATCGTTGTTGAAGCGGTATTTGAAGATTTAGCGCTGAAGCATCAGATGGTAAAAGATGTTGAACGTGAGTGTCACGAAAATACGATTTTTGCCTCTAATACTTCATCTTTACCTATTGGCCAAATAGCAGAGGCTGCATCGCGCCCTGAAAATGTCATTGGTTTACATTACTTTTCGCCTGTCGAAAAAATGCCGTTAGTGGAAGTTATTGCCCATAAAACAACATCGCCTGAAACCATCGCAACTACAGTAGCCTTTGCTCGTAAACAAGGTAAAACACCGATTGTTGTTCAAGACGGTGCAGGCTTTTACGTCAACCGAATTCTTGCGCCATATATGAATGAAGCTGCTCAAGTTTTATTGTCTGGTGAAAAGGTTGAAAGCTTAGATAAAGCATTGGTTAAGTTTGGCTTCCCAGTCGGCCCAATTACATTACTTGACGAAGTCGGTATTGATGTCGGTGCTAAGATTGCGCCAATTTTAACTCAAGAGTTAGGTGAACGTTTTAGAGCGCCAGATGCATTTGATAAGTTACTTGCCGACGACCGAAAGGGACGTAAAAATGGCAAAGGTTTCTATCAATATGGCAATAAGAAATCGAAAGTTAAACTCGTTGATGAGTCTGTATATCAAGTACTAGGCGTCAGTAATCAAACGACAGGTTCTGCCAGTGATATCGCTATGCGCTGTGTTGTGTTGATGCTAAATGAAGCTGTGCGTTGTCTCGATGAAGGGATTATCGCTAATCCTCGAGATGGTGACATTGGCGCAATATTCGGTATTGGTTTCCCACCATTTTTAGGTGGCCCATTCCGTTATATGGATTCAATGGGGATTGCGACTTTAGTGTCAAAATTACGTCAATATCAACAGCAGCACGGTGATCGTTTTGAGCCATGCGACAAATTAGTTCAAATGGCAGAAAGTGGTACTAAGTTTTATTAG
- a CDS encoding DUF4381 domain-containing protein: MNTAQANPALSQLEDIMLPEQISQLPIAPGFWILAIVFVAIIIFAVTKLQQNRRYIAPKKAALSELEILDVSTPQYATDINTLLKRTAMSYFPREDFAKLDGDIWYAWLALRLSAQDANQMSELLKKRYQKDGLAQKDCMQLRTLTEKWLNKSGHFIALNKVPVQAQSTPKNQQSEATCSQ; the protein is encoded by the coding sequence ATGAATACTGCGCAAGCTAACCCAGCATTATCACAACTGGAAGATATTATGCTTCCAGAGCAAATAAGCCAGTTACCCATCGCGCCTGGGTTTTGGATACTCGCCATAGTTTTTGTTGCTATCATTATTTTTGCCGTCACAAAACTTCAGCAGAACCGCCGCTATATTGCACCTAAAAAAGCAGCATTATCTGAACTTGAAATACTTGATGTATCAACACCTCAGTATGCAACTGACATTAATACTTTATTAAAAAGAACCGCCATGAGCTATTTTCCCCGTGAAGATTTTGCCAAATTAGATGGTGATATTTGGTATGCATGGTTAGCCTTAAGATTATCAGCGCAAGATGCGAATCAAATGAGCGAGCTACTGAAAAAGCGTTACCAAAAAGATGGCTTAGCACAAAAAGATTGTATGCAACTCAGAACCTTAACTGAAAAATGGCTCAACAAATCAGGTCATTTCATTGCGCTTAATAAAGTTCCAGTACAAGCCCAAAGCACTCCGAAGAATCAACAATCGGAGGCAACATGTTCTCAATAA